The following is a genomic window from Longimicrobiaceae bacterium.
CCCGATCCCCATCCGGTGCGGGTCCACCCCCGCCACAGCGCTGGCGACGATCCGCGCCATGGGCTTCCATCCCGCCCGCTCCGCCGCCGGGGCCGACGCCACCAGCAGCGCCGAGGCCCCGTCGTTGAGCCCCGACGCGTTCCCGGCGGTGACCGTCCCCCCCTCCTTCCGGAAGGCCGGCTTCAGCCCCGCCAGCGTCTCCTGCGTCGTGTCCGCCCGCGGGTGCTCGTCGTCGCGGACCACCCGGGGCGGTCCCTTCCGCTGCGGCACCTCCACCGGGACGATCTCCCCGGCGAAGTGCCCCGCCGCGATGGCCGCCGCCGCGCGCTGCTGGCTCGCCAGCGCGAACGCGTCCTGGTCCTCGCGCGAGACGCCGAACTCCTCCGCCACGATCTCGGCCGTCTCCCCGAGCGACACCGTCCACTCCTTCGGCATCTTCGGGTTGACGAACCGCCATCCCAGGAGCGAGTCCGCCATCTCGGGCACCCCGCGCGGCGGCGCCTCGGCGGGCTTGAGCATCACCCAGGGCGCCCGCGACATGCTCTCCACCCCGCACGCGACGAACACCTCCCCCTCGCCCGCGGAGATGGCGTGGAAGGCCGAGCGCACCGCCTGCAGCCCCGACCCGCAGAGCCGGTTCACCGTCTGCCCCGCCACGGAGACGGGCATCCCCGCCAGCAGCCACGCCATGCGCGCCACGTTGCGGTTGTCCTCCCCCGCCTGGTTGGCGCACCCGAAGATCACGTCGTCCACCGCTTCCGGCTCGACCCCGGTGCGCTCCACGATGGCCCGGACGACGATGGCCGCCAGGTCGTCCGGGCGCACCGCGGCGAGGGCGCCGCCGTAGCGCCCGACGGGCGTACGGCAGGCGTCGATGATGTAGGCTTCGGTCATTCCGCTACGTCAGGTTCACCCACACCGACTTGACCTGCGTATACAGGTCCAGCGCGTACTTCCCCAGCT
Proteins encoded in this region:
- a CDS encoding acetyl-CoA C-acyltransferase; the encoded protein is MTEAYIIDACRTPVGRYGGALAAVRPDDLAAIVVRAIVERTGVEPEAVDDVIFGCANQAGEDNRNVARMAWLLAGMPVSVAGQTVNRLCGSGLQAVRSAFHAISAGEGEVFVACGVESMSRAPWVMLKPAEAPPRGVPEMADSLLGWRFVNPKMPKEWTVSLGETAEIVAEEFGVSREDQDAFALASQQRAAAAIAAGHFAGEIVPVEVPQRKGPPRVVRDDEHPRADTTQETLAGLKPAFRKEGGTVTAGNASGLNDGASALLVASAPAAERAGWKPMARIVASAVAGVDPHRMGIGPVPATRKALARAGLEVRDLGLVELNEAFAAQSVACIRELGLDPEIVNVTGGAVAMGHPLGSSGARILTTLVHEMRRREVRYGLASMCIGVGQGISMIVERV